One Kineococcus radiotolerans SRS30216 = ATCC BAA-149 DNA window includes the following coding sequences:
- a CDS encoding TetR/AcrR family transcriptional regulator, which produces MARPTTPLLAREQVLRAALAQIDATGSLALPRLARDLGVGTSSLYHHFRGGREEVVEGIRGLLSTDAMPTQRLPGEDWRAFTRRWATDYRTAYAAHPAAVPLLTAQTVSHPATLASYEVLADVLHEAGFGDEDLLHAVTVLDCFVLGSALDAGAPVEVWADTGAPGSTLSRAIAATRAQPGDRSRRSFELGLEGLLRGLADLLG; this is translated from the coding sequence GTGGCCCGACCCACCACCCCCCTGCTGGCCCGCGAGCAGGTCCTGCGCGCCGCCCTGGCGCAGATCGACGCCACCGGTTCCCTCGCGCTGCCACGGCTGGCCCGGGACCTCGGGGTCGGCACCTCCTCGCTGTACCACCACTTCCGGGGCGGGCGCGAGGAGGTCGTCGAGGGCATCCGGGGGCTGCTCTCGACCGACGCGATGCCGACGCAGCGCCTGCCGGGCGAGGACTGGCGGGCGTTCACCCGGCGGTGGGCCACCGACTACCGCACCGCCTACGCCGCCCACCCCGCCGCGGTCCCGCTGCTGACCGCCCAGACCGTCAGCCACCCCGCGACCCTCGCCTCCTACGAGGTCCTCGCCGACGTCCTGCACGAGGCGGGGTTCGGCGACGAGGACCTCCTGCACGCCGTCACCGTCCTCGACTGCTTCGTGCTGGGGTCCGCGCTGGACGCCGGCGCCCCGGTGGAGGTGTGGGCCGACACCGGCGCCCCGGGCTCGACGCTCTCGCGCGCCATCGCCGCGACCCGCGCCCAGCCCGGCGACCGCTCGCGCCGGTCCTTCGAGCTGGGGCTGGAGGGCCTGCTGCGCGGCCTGGCGGACCTGCTGGGCTGA
- a CDS encoding RecQ family ATP-dependent DNA helicase: MSDEVRATAQAAFGFEELRPGQEEAMDAVRAGRDVLAVMPTGSGKSAVYQVPAVLQEQPVVVVSPLIALQRDQVDGIREDARRGGAVMLNSALPAAEWQQAREELRAGTVKFVFLAPEQLARDEVVDELARLRPGMLVVDEAHCVSSWGHDFRPLYLRLGAARERLGRPQVVALTATASPQVRHEVVEQLDLQDPLVLVEGFDRPEIDLRVVRCADAGTQRRGVLDAVLEVEGAVLVYVAKRHDAEEIAAQLRAAGREADHYHAGRARADRDRVQHAFLDGALDVVVATNAFGMGIDKPDVRAVVHAAVPDSPDSYYQEIGRAARDGGTAVATLFYRPEDLGLRTFFSAGVAKVEPLRETVAAVRAHGGAVDAGELRRDLGVTASRLAGSVNLLQEVGALAEDGTGRLVVPEDAPPAARAARAAVEVSEQQRSVERSRLEMMRAYCETAACRRQFLLGYFGEERTEPCGSCDTCRAGSAGERSAGRVPFPVGSTVVHERWGAGQVMHYEADRVTVLFDGVGYRTLALALAVGEGLLHPEAATGSAA, translated from the coding sequence GTGAGCGACGAGGTGCGCGCCACCGCGCAGGCGGCGTTCGGTTTCGAGGAGTTGCGGCCCGGACAGGAGGAGGCCATGGACGCCGTCCGCGCCGGGCGCGACGTCCTGGCCGTCATGCCGACGGGTTCGGGGAAGTCGGCGGTCTACCAGGTCCCCGCCGTGCTGCAGGAGCAGCCGGTCGTCGTGGTGTCCCCGCTCATCGCGCTGCAGCGCGACCAGGTGGACGGCATCCGCGAGGACGCCCGCCGGGGCGGGGCGGTGATGCTGAACTCCGCCCTGCCGGCGGCGGAGTGGCAGCAGGCCCGGGAGGAGTTGCGCGCGGGCACCGTGAAGTTCGTGTTCCTGGCCCCGGAGCAGCTCGCCCGCGACGAGGTCGTGGACGAGCTCGCCCGGCTGCGGCCGGGGATGCTGGTCGTCGACGAGGCGCACTGCGTGAGTTCCTGGGGTCACGACTTCCGGCCCCTCTACCTGCGGCTGGGGGCGGCGCGCGAACGCCTGGGCCGCCCGCAGGTGGTGGCCCTCACCGCGACGGCCAGCCCGCAGGTGCGTCACGAGGTCGTGGAGCAGCTGGACCTGCAGGACCCCCTCGTCCTCGTCGAGGGTTTCGACCGGCCCGAGATCGACCTGCGGGTGGTGCGCTGCGCCGACGCCGGGACCCAGCGCCGCGGCGTCCTCGACGCCGTGCTGGAGGTCGAGGGCGCGGTGCTCGTCTACGTGGCGAAGCGGCACGACGCGGAGGAGATCGCCGCGCAGCTCCGCGCGGCCGGCCGGGAGGCGGACCACTACCACGCCGGTCGCGCCCGCGCCGACCGCGACCGCGTCCAGCACGCGTTCCTCGACGGGGCCCTCGACGTCGTGGTCGCCACCAACGCCTTCGGCATGGGCATCGACAAGCCCGACGTCCGCGCCGTCGTCCACGCCGCGGTCCCGGACTCCCCGGACAGCTACTACCAGGAGATCGGGCGCGCCGCCCGCGACGGCGGGACGGCCGTGGCCACGCTGTTCTACCGCCCCGAGGACCTCGGGCTGCGGACGTTCTTCAGCGCCGGGGTCGCCAAGGTCGAACCGCTGCGGGAGACCGTGGCGGCGGTGCGGGCCCACGGCGGGGCCGTCGACGCCGGCGAGCTGCGCCGCGACCTGGGGGTGACGGCCTCCCGCCTCGCCGGGTCGGTGAACCTCCTGCAGGAGGTCGGGGCGCTGGCCGAGGACGGGACCGGGCGCCTCGTGGTGCCCGAGGACGCCCCGCCCGCGGCGCGGGCCGCGCGGGCGGCGGTCGAGGTGTCGGAGCAGCAGCGCAGCGTGGAACGTTCCCGGCTGGAGATGATGCGGGCCTACTGCGAGACCGCGGCCTGCCGCCGGCAGTTCCTGCTGGGTTACTTCGGCGAGGAGCGGACCGAACCCTGCGGCAGCTGCGACACCTGCCGGGCCGGGAGCGCCGGGGAGCGCTCGGCGGGGCGGGTGCCGTTCCCGGTGGGCTCCACCGTCGTGCACGAGCGGTGGGGCGCGGGTCAGGTCATGCACTACGAGGCGGACCGGGTGACCGTCCTCTTCGACGGCGTCGGCTACCGGACCCTGGCCCTCGCGCTGGCGGTGGGGGAGGGGCTGCTGCACCCGGAGGCGGCCACGGGGTCGGCGGCCTAG
- a CDS encoding spore photoproduct lyase family protein, with the protein MAHVTQQSRQLLDVTRIYYEPAAAELPRGRQVLERWPDATLVPVESHWRIPELHGDETNVDRWVRIKREALVLGIKKSLTAKPNGRSADFIAPSTANGCAMACAYCYVPRRKGYSNPITVFTNIEQITGYLERHVHRQGVKPEPNQCDPASWVYDLGENSDCSVDAEVSDNVDDLIALFRGLPTAKASFATKHVNRRLLTLDPQGRTRVRFSLMPARVAKLLDVRTSPVPERLGALDDFVAAGYEVHVNLSPVVVHEDWLPVWAALLDELGDATNDATKAQLQAEVIFLTHEENLHRVNLGWHPKAEDLLWRPAMQETKRSQNGGVNVRYRTGDKGRYVQQLLALIEERAPYLRVRYAF; encoded by the coding sequence ATGGCTCACGTGACCCAGCAGTCCCGCCAGCTCCTCGACGTCACCCGCATCTACTACGAACCCGCGGCCGCCGAGCTCCCCCGGGGGCGGCAGGTGCTGGAGCGCTGGCCCGACGCCACCCTCGTGCCGGTGGAGAGCCACTGGCGCATCCCCGAGCTGCACGGCGACGAGACCAACGTCGACCGCTGGGTGCGCATCAAGCGGGAGGCGCTCGTCCTGGGGATCAAGAAGTCCCTCACCGCGAAGCCCAACGGCCGGTCCGCGGACTTCATCGCCCCCTCCACCGCCAACGGCTGCGCCATGGCCTGCGCCTACTGCTACGTCCCGCGGCGCAAGGGCTACAGCAACCCGATCACGGTGTTCACGAACATCGAGCAGATCACCGGGTACCTGGAACGCCACGTCCACCGGCAGGGGGTCAAGCCCGAACCCAACCAGTGCGACCCGGCCAGCTGGGTCTACGACCTCGGGGAGAACAGCGACTGCTCGGTGGACGCGGAGGTCTCCGACAACGTCGACGACCTCATCGCGCTGTTCCGCGGGCTGCCGACGGCCAAGGCGTCGTTCGCGACCAAGCACGTCAACCGGCGCCTGCTGACCCTGGACCCGCAGGGCCGCACCCGCGTCCGGTTCTCCCTCATGCCCGCCCGGGTCGCGAAGCTGCTGGACGTCCGGACCTCGCCGGTGCCCGAGCGGCTGGGCGCCCTCGACGACTTCGTGGCCGCCGGGTACGAGGTGCACGTCAACCTCTCCCCCGTCGTGGTGCACGAGGACTGGCTGCCGGTGTGGGCGGCGCTGCTCGACGAGCTCGGCGACGCGACGAACGACGCGACCAAGGCGCAGCTGCAGGCCGAGGTCATCTTCCTCACCCACGAGGAGAACCTGCACCGGGTGAACCTCGGGTGGCACCCCAAGGCCGAGGACCTGCTGTGGCGGCCGGCCATGCAGGAGACCAAGCGGTCCCAGAACGGCGGCGTCAACGTCCGCTACCGCACGGGCGACAAGGGCCGCTACGTCCAGCAGCTGCTCGCGCTGATCGAGGAGCGCGCCCCCTACCTCCGGGTGCGCTACGCCTTCTGA
- a CDS encoding SRPBCC family protein: MSSVIETIDVSVPVRTVYNQWTQFESFPEFMGGVEQIVQTDATHTHWKTKIGGVEREFDAEITEQHPDERVAWKSVDGKGHAGVVTFHRLGDTETRVTVQLDWEPEGLVEKAGAAVGADDRQIKADLKKFKAFIESRGAETGAWRGDVDPAK; encoded by the coding sequence ATGAGCAGTGTCATCGAGACCATCGACGTGTCTGTCCCCGTCCGCACGGTCTACAACCAGTGGACGCAGTTCGAGTCCTTCCCCGAGTTCATGGGCGGGGTGGAGCAGATCGTCCAGACCGACGCCACCCACACCCACTGGAAGACCAAGATCGGCGGGGTCGAGCGCGAGTTCGACGCCGAGATCACCGAGCAGCACCCCGACGAGCGGGTCGCCTGGAAGAGCGTCGACGGCAAGGGCCACGCCGGTGTCGTGACCTTCCACCGCCTCGGCGACACCGAGACCCGGGTCACCGTCCAGCTGGACTGGGAGCCCGAGGGCCTCGTCGAGAAGGCCGGCGCCGCGGTCGGCGCCGACGACCGCCAGATCAAGGCGGACCTGAAGAAGTTCAAGGCGTTCATCGAGTCCCGCGGCGCGGAGACCGGCGCCTGGCGCGGGGACGTCGACCCCGCCAAGTAA
- a CDS encoding DUF3140 domain-containing protein produces MDEEKDVEQRFSDAVNMTPKELEEWLATDESQSVGVGEGESVGHHSGRRIVEILRTRKADRTDEDHEHMRKVAGYVARHSKQRPDGDVTGTRWRYSLMNWGHDPLKD; encoded by the coding sequence ATGGACGAGGAGAAGGACGTGGAGCAGCGCTTCAGCGACGCCGTCAACATGACGCCGAAGGAGCTGGAGGAGTGGCTGGCCACCGACGAGTCGCAGTCCGTCGGCGTCGGCGAGGGCGAGTCCGTCGGGCACCACTCCGGCCGGCGCATCGTGGAGATCCTGCGGACGCGGAAGGCCGACCGCACCGACGAGGACCACGAGCACATGCGGAAGGTCGCCGGCTACGTGGCCCGGCACTCGAAGCAGCGCCCGGACGGCGACGTCACCGGCACCCGGTGGCGGTACTCGCTGATGAACTGGGGCCACGACCCCCTGAAGGACTGA
- a CDS encoding NAD-dependent epimerase/dehydratase family protein, producing the protein MRIAITGASGNVSTALLRRLAGEDVEVVGICRRLPEPVGPYAGVQWEQLDIAAPGSVERMAAIFAGVDAVVHTAWLIQPQRDPQELNRVSVTGSRQVVHAVLQAGVPHLVHLSSIGAYATHPSDDAPVQEAWPATGIRPSQYSREKAFVETQLDDVERDHPELRVTRVRPGLVFQRDAGSAIARYFGGPLVPARLVRRVPLPVLPLPAGLRFQLVHADDLADALARMLERVPGGAFNIADDPVLTGEDVAAAFKAGRYLPVNRKVFRAATDLTFRAHVHPVQPGWLDLIYGVPVMDTTRAREVLGWKPAHAAQDVLVELLDGMRDHAGSAASSPLRPRSSVSPESRTGI; encoded by the coding sequence ATGCGCATCGCCATCACCGGAGCCTCCGGCAACGTCTCGACGGCGCTGCTGCGCCGCCTCGCCGGGGAGGACGTCGAGGTCGTCGGCATCTGCCGCCGCCTGCCCGAACCCGTGGGCCCCTACGCCGGGGTCCAGTGGGAGCAGCTGGACATCGCCGCCCCGGGATCCGTGGAGAGGATGGCCGCGATCTTCGCCGGCGTGGACGCCGTGGTGCACACCGCGTGGCTGATCCAGCCCCAGCGCGACCCGCAGGAGCTGAACCGGGTCAGCGTCACCGGCAGCCGGCAGGTCGTGCACGCGGTCCTGCAGGCCGGGGTCCCGCACCTGGTGCACCTGTCCTCCATCGGCGCCTACGCGACCCACCCCAGCGACGACGCCCCCGTGCAGGAGGCGTGGCCGGCCACCGGCATCCGCCCCTCGCAGTACTCCCGCGAGAAGGCGTTCGTGGAGACCCAGCTCGACGACGTCGAGCGCGACCACCCCGAGCTGCGCGTCACCCGCGTCCGGCCCGGCCTGGTCTTCCAGCGCGACGCGGGCAGCGCCATCGCCCGCTACTTCGGCGGGCCCCTCGTGCCCGCCCGCCTCGTCCGCCGCGTCCCGCTGCCGGTGCTCCCGCTGCCGGCGGGGCTGCGCTTCCAGCTCGTGCACGCCGACGACCTCGCCGACGCCCTGGCCCGGATGCTGGAACGGGTTCCCGGTGGGGCCTTCAACATCGCCGACGACCCGGTGCTGACCGGGGAGGACGTCGCCGCCGCGTTCAAGGCGGGCCGCTACCTCCCCGTCAACCGCAAGGTGTTCCGGGCCGCGACCGACCTCACCTTCCGGGCCCACGTCCACCCGGTCCAGCCGGGGTGGCTGGACCTCATCTACGGCGTCCCCGTCATGGACACCACCCGCGCCCGCGAGGTGCTGGGCTGGAAGCCCGCTCACGCCGCCCAGGACGTGCTGGTGGAGCTGCTCGACGGGATGCGCGACCACGCGGGTTCCGCCGCCAGCAGCCCGCTGCGGCCCCGTTCGAGCGTGTCGCCGGAGTCGCGCACCGGCATCTGA
- a CDS encoding Rieske 2Fe-2S domain-containing protein: MPFLSSLFDAPSRWTKLDPLASRAGATADRLLPGGRVRGLLHGRPAGHPLHPAMAMLPVGTSVSALLLDAAAVLVPGGAALGAPARGLAAASVATVAPTALAGWADYVDLHRDQQRTAIVHAAGNALAATLWTASLFAGRRARLLRTAGTLVAGGAGALGGHLAYRWAAGPNHAEHLFHLAGGGEGFSDVGPLDDLPEGRPAQRWIGDAPLCVLRRGGSVMAITDTCTHLGGPLHEGEVAGTGEGTTITCPWHGSEFRFSDGEVLDGPASTPQPTVETRVADGRVLARVVGPPR, encoded by the coding sequence ATGCCCTTCTTGAGTTCGCTGTTCGACGCGCCCTCGCGGTGGACGAAGCTCGACCCGCTGGCCTCGCGGGCCGGGGCCACCGCCGACCGGCTGCTGCCCGGTGGCCGGGTGCGCGGGCTGCTGCACGGCCGCCCCGCCGGTCACCCGCTGCACCCCGCGATGGCGATGCTGCCGGTCGGCACCTCGGTGTCGGCGCTGCTGCTGGACGCCGCCGCGGTGCTCGTCCCCGGGGGCGCTGCCCTGGGGGCACCCGCGCGCGGGCTGGCCGCCGCCAGCGTGGCCACGGTCGCCCCGACCGCGCTGGCCGGGTGGGCGGACTACGTGGACCTCCACCGCGACCAGCAGCGCACCGCGATCGTGCACGCCGCCGGGAACGCGCTGGCCGCGACGCTGTGGACGGCGTCGCTGTTCGCGGGCCGCCGCGCCCGGCTGCTGCGCACGGCGGGGACCCTCGTCGCCGGCGGCGCGGGCGCGCTCGGCGGGCACCTCGCCTACCGGTGGGCCGCTGGCCCCAACCACGCCGAGCACCTGTTCCACCTCGCCGGCGGCGGGGAGGGGTTCTCCGACGTCGGCCCCCTGGACGACCTCCCCGAGGGCCGCCCCGCGCAGCGGTGGATCGGCGACGCCCCGCTGTGCGTGCTGCGCCGCGGTGGTTCGGTGATGGCGATCACCGACACCTGCACCCACCTCGGGGGTCCGCTGCACGAGGGCGAGGTGGCGGGGACCGGCGAGGGGACGACGATCACCTGCCCCTGGCACGGCAGCGAGTTCCGCTTCAGCGACGGGGAGGTCCTCGACGGCCCCGCCAGCACCCCCCAGCCCACCGTGGAGACCCGGGTGGCGGACGGGCGGGTCCTGGCCCGCGTCGTCGGTCCCCCGCGGTGA
- a CDS encoding trimeric intracellular cation channel family protein, protein MTAQGFLLLLELVGVFAFALDGALTAMRAAHLDLFGVVTLGIVTAVGGGILRDVLLGELPPATFSTWYYLATATVGALTAFWGHRLVSRMSRPILVFDTIGLSLFAVSGAQLAVHAGVGAGQAILLGGLTAVGGGTLRDVLVRRVPTILTGGLYAVPALAGAAVAVTGPLLGLEAGVAAFAGGAVCAGLRVGGVLRGWRAPSAPRSAREGLDG, encoded by the coding sequence GTGACCGCACAAGGCTTCCTGCTCCTGCTCGAACTCGTCGGGGTCTTCGCCTTCGCCCTCGACGGGGCGCTGACCGCGATGCGCGCCGCGCACCTGGACCTCTTCGGCGTCGTGACGCTGGGGATCGTCACGGCCGTCGGCGGGGGGATCCTGCGCGACGTGCTGCTCGGGGAACTGCCCCCGGCCACGTTCAGCACCTGGTACTACCTGGCGACGGCGACCGTCGGGGCGCTGACCGCGTTCTGGGGGCACCGGCTGGTGTCGCGGATGTCGCGGCCCATCCTCGTCTTCGACACCATCGGGCTCTCGCTGTTCGCGGTGAGCGGGGCCCAGCTCGCCGTGCACGCGGGAGTCGGTGCGGGGCAGGCGATCCTGCTCGGCGGCCTCACCGCCGTCGGGGGCGGGACGCTGCGCGACGTGCTCGTCCGCCGGGTGCCGACCATCCTCACCGGCGGGCTGTACGCCGTCCCCGCCCTGGCCGGGGCGGCGGTGGCCGTCACCGGCCCGCTGCTCGGCCTCGAGGCCGGGGTGGCGGCGTTCGCCGGCGGTGCGGTGTGCGCGGGCCTGCGGGTGGGCGGGGTGCTGCGCGGCTGGCGGGCCCCGAGCGCCCCCCGCTCCGCCCGCGAGGGCCTCGACGGCTGA
- a CDS encoding GAF and ANTAR domain-containing protein — protein MSSPSHPAPRLAAVARGLLVEPDLRDTLQRSVDLTASHLPDAHSVSISLLSRRHQVVTPASTHEWASLADQLQYDSDEGPCVDAIREQEVVLVEDVARDGVERYPRWAPLVAERTGLRSSFSCRLHTQREQLGSINVYATRPGVFDAAAREQAEVLAGQVALALSAARQLEGLRVGMEGRTVIGQAQGILMERYKISADRAFQLLSRSSQETNVRLREVATRVVVTGETPGDPRA, from the coding sequence ATGTCGTCTCCCTCCCACCCCGCTCCCCGCCTGGCCGCCGTCGCCCGCGGCCTGCTGGTCGAGCCGGACCTGCGGGACACCCTGCAGCGCAGCGTGGACCTCACCGCCTCCCACCTCCCCGACGCCCACAGCGTGAGCATCTCCCTGCTCTCCCGGCGCCACCAGGTCGTGACGCCGGCGAGCACCCACGAGTGGGCCTCCCTCGCCGACCAGCTGCAGTACGACAGCGACGAGGGGCCCTGCGTGGACGCGATCCGCGAGCAGGAGGTCGTGCTCGTGGAGGACGTGGCCCGGGACGGGGTGGAGCGCTACCCCCGCTGGGCGCCGCTGGTGGCCGAGCGGACGGGGTTGCGCTCCAGCTTCTCGTGCCGGCTGCACACCCAGCGCGAGCAGCTCGGCTCGATCAACGTGTACGCGACCCGCCCGGGGGTCTTCGACGCGGCCGCGCGGGAGCAGGCGGAGGTGCTCGCCGGCCAGGTCGCCCTCGCGCTGTCCGCCGCGCGCCAGCTGGAGGGCCTGCGGGTGGGCATGGAGGGCCGGACGGTCATCGGCCAGGCCCAGGGCATCCTCATGGAGCGCTACAAGATCTCCGCGGACCGGGCGTTCCAGCTGCTCAGCCGGTCCTCCCAGGAGACCAACGTCCGGTTGCGCGAGGTCGCCACCCGGGTCGTGGTCACGGGGGAGACCCCGGGCGACCCCCGCGCCTGA
- a CDS encoding SDR family oxidoreductase has translation MSDQYTFSNPVTRYHQEGFEPQPQDGPGLAGELSPAPDHGESTYRGTGRLTGRRALVTGADSGIGRAAAIAYAREGADVVLNYLPAEQSDAEEVARLVEEAGRKAVLAPGDLTDEAFARSLVATTVRELGGIDLVANVAGKQQHVEEITDLTSGQFEETMRTNLNSLFWIVQEAVPHLPPGSTIVNTASIQGYQPSPNLVDYATTKAGIIAMSQALAQQLAPKGIRVNVVAPGPVWTPLQVAGGQPDDAMPEFGQSTPLGRAGQPVEMAPAYVFLASAESSYVVGAVLDVNGGMPTP, from the coding sequence GTGAGCGACCAGTACACCTTCAGCAACCCCGTCACCCGGTACCACCAGGAGGGTTTCGAACCCCAGCCGCAGGACGGGCCGGGTCTGGCCGGGGAGCTGTCCCCGGCGCCGGACCACGGCGAGTCCACGTACCGCGGCACCGGCCGCCTGACCGGCCGCCGGGCGCTGGTGACCGGCGCGGACTCCGGCATCGGCCGGGCGGCCGCGATCGCCTACGCCCGCGAGGGGGCCGACGTGGTCCTGAACTACCTGCCCGCGGAGCAGTCCGACGCCGAGGAGGTCGCGCGGCTCGTCGAGGAGGCCGGCCGCAAGGCGGTGCTCGCCCCGGGTGACCTGACCGACGAGGCGTTCGCCCGCAGCCTGGTCGCGACGACGGTGCGCGAACTCGGCGGCATCGACCTCGTCGCCAACGTCGCCGGCAAGCAGCAGCACGTCGAGGAGATCACCGACCTCACCTCGGGGCAGTTCGAGGAGACGATGCGCACGAACCTGAACTCGTTGTTCTGGATCGTGCAGGAGGCCGTCCCGCACCTGCCGCCGGGTTCGACGATCGTCAACACGGCCTCGATCCAGGGGTACCAGCCCTCGCCCAACCTGGTGGACTACGCCACCACCAAGGCCGGGATCATCGCCATGTCGCAGGCGCTGGCGCAGCAGTTGGCCCCCAAGGGCATCCGCGTCAACGTCGTGGCCCCGGGCCCGGTGTGGACGCCGCTGCAGGTCGCCGGCGGTCAGCCCGACGACGCGATGCCGGAGTTCGGGCAGTCCACGCCGCTGGGCCGCGCCGGGCAGCCCGTGGAGATGGCCCCGGCCTACGTGTTCCTGGCCTCCGCGGAGTCCAGCTACGTCGTGGGGGCGGTCCTCGACGTCAACGGCGGGATGCCGACCCCCTGA
- a CDS encoding DUF2382 domain-containing protein: MLSAETLTVSTVRVPRERVRISKRVVTSTRTLEVQVRREELVITREPVGDLDEVAAPAGDGELVVVLREEVPEVSLRVEPVELVRIGVTSVQGQDVVHAELRTEVADVDVVTDVTD, from the coding sequence GTGCTGTCGGCGGAGACGCTGACGGTCTCCACCGTCCGGGTCCCCCGGGAGCGCGTGCGGATCTCCAAGCGCGTGGTGACCAGCACCCGGACCCTCGAGGTCCAGGTGCGCCGCGAGGAGCTGGTCATCACCCGGGAGCCGGTCGGGGACCTCGACGAGGTCGCCGCGCCCGCGGGTGACGGCGAACTCGTCGTCGTCCTGCGGGAAGAGGTCCCCGAGGTCTCCCTGCGCGTCGAGCCCGTCGAGCTCGTCCGGATCGGCGTCACCAGCGTGCAGGGGCAGGACGTCGTCCACGCCGAGCTGCGCACCGAGGTCGCCGACGTGGACGTGGTCACCGACGTGACCGACTGA
- a CDS encoding DUF2382 domain-containing protein, whose product MARNTFTADALFGTTVTDNDGDKIGKVEDVYLDNQSGEPEWVSVKTGLFGSNISLIPLAAADHAGDTLRVPFSKSHVKDAPNHDPGHELSESDEAELYAYYGVGGGTSTTTTTGTTGTTGTTGTTGTTGTTGTTGTTGTTGTAGYEATSTTGRDVTGTVGHDTTTGGAGHDTSGPNTDNAMTRSKEELHVGTERREAGRARLRKYITSETVSRTVPVTHEEVTVTREPITEANRGAALSGGDLTEEEHEVVLTEEHAVAAKETVPVERVQVGKKVVEGTETVQAELREEHIDLDGDARVENTTRDRH is encoded by the coding sequence ATGGCTCGCAACACCTTCACCGCTGACGCGCTGTTCGGCACCACCGTGACCGACAACGACGGTGACAAGATCGGCAAGGTCGAGGACGTCTACCTGGACAACCAGTCCGGTGAGCCCGAGTGGGTCTCGGTCAAGACGGGCCTGTTCGGCTCCAACATCTCGCTGATCCCGCTGGCCGCGGCCGACCACGCCGGTGACACCCTGCGCGTGCCGTTCTCCAAGTCCCACGTGAAGGACGCCCCGAACCACGACCCGGGCCACGAGCTCAGCGAGTCCGACGAGGCGGAGCTGTACGCCTACTACGGCGTCGGTGGCGGCACCAGCACCACGACCACCACCGGGACCACCGGGACGACCGGCACCACCGGCACCACCGGCACCACCGGCACCACCGGCACCACCGGCACCACCGGCACGACCGGCACCGCCGGCTACGAGGCCACCAGCACCACCGGTCGCGACGTCACCGGGACCGTCGGCCACGACACCACCACCGGTGGCGCGGGGCACGACACCTCCGGCCCGAACACCGACAACGCGATGACCCGGTCCAAGGAAGAGCTCCACGTGGGCACCGAGCGTCGCGAGGCCGGCCGTGCTCGCCTGCGCAAGTACATCACCAGCGAGACCGTGTCCCGCACGGTTCCCGTGACCCACGAAGAGGTCACCGTGACCCGCGAGCCCATCACCGAGGCCAACCGCGGTGCGGCCCTCTCCGGTGGGGACCTGACCGAGGAGGAGCACGAGGTCGTGCTCACCGAGGAGCACGCCGTCGCCGCCAAGGAGACCGTCCCGGTCGAGCGCGTCCAGGTCGGCAAGAAGGTCGTCGAGGGCACCGAGACCGTCCAGGCCGAGCTCCGCGAGGAGCACATCGACCTCGACGGCGACGCGCGGGTGGAGAACACCACCCGCGACCGGCACTGA